The Pristiophorus japonicus isolate sPriJap1 chromosome 13, sPriJap1.hap1, whole genome shotgun sequence genome contains the following window.
tgaaacacctgtgaactcatcccttttttggcgtggaagcaagtcatcctcgcttcgagggaccatcTTTGAGTGAATGGGGAgagtagggagggagttctaggattttgattgGCCGATAATGAGTTGATTGAGTTGCTGTctctcttgtgttgttggagctgcactcatccaggcgagtGGAGAATATTTCAACGCAATcctgactcgatttcaaaattctcatccttgtttacaaatccctccatggccctcgcccctccctatctctgtaatctcctccagccccacaaccccccactccaagatttctgccctcttgagcatccctgattataatcgctcaactattggggcccaggcaacagaaggcacggccaccaagctctggaactccctccctaaacctctccgtctctctaattgtctttcctccttcacgattctccttaaaccctacctctttgaccaagtttttggtcacctgcggtaatttcttatcttgctcggtgtcaaatttattttttgtcttaacatttctgtgaagcaccttgggacgttttattacattaaaggtgctatataaatacaagttgttgttgtgccttgtagatggtgggggggctttggggagtcaggaggtgagacactcaccgcagaatacccagcctctgacctgctcttgtagccacagtatttatgtggctggtccagttcagtttctggtcaatggtgacccccaggatgttgatggtgggagattcggcgatggtaatgcagttgaatgtcatggggaggtggttagactctcgcttgttggagatggtcattgcctgacacttgtgtggtgcgaatgttacttgccacttttcagcccaagcctgaatgttgtccaggtcttgttgcctgcgggcacggactgctccattatctgaggattaATAGTTGACTTATTCAGGAGAAGAATGGAGAAAATTGAACATAAAGTGGCTAGCACATTCTACAAAGTGGTAGAATTCCCTAAACCTtgtctcatgaagaaaggttgggcctgtactcattggagtttagaagaatgagaggtgatcttatcgaagcatataagattctgagggggctggacagggtagatgcagagaggatgtttcccctcatgggggaatctagaactagggggcgtagtttcagaataaggggtcaccatttaaaacagagatgaggaggaatttcttctgattatcgtgaatttgtggaattctctgccccagagagctgtggaggctgggtcattgaatatatttaaggtggagatagacagatttctgagcgataagggagtcaagggttatggggatcgggcggggaagtggagctgatccatgatcagatcagccattaaatggcggagcaggctcaaggggccgaatggccaactcctgctcctatttcaaatGTTTTTATGTTACTGAGTGAATAACATGTGTCTGTTCCACCTGGCTGTAGGTTGCGGCTTTCGTGGCATTTGTTTCCTTCGCCACTTCCTCCTCGGGGATTTTTATAGCCGTTCCGCTCATGGAGGTGCTCATCACGCTGATGTTCTACCTCACATTTCTACTCAAACTTGACTCCAAAATAACCCTACTGTTCATGCCCCTGATGGTAAGTACAGTCAATGCAAGTTAATATCACTAGCTGGGTCAGACCTGGTCAAAAGCTGGCAGCATGCTGAGAGAGGTGCTGGGAAAACCGGAAGGTGCAAGACCAGTGCattatctgtgctgtacctgccctgggagtgtttgatgggacagtgtagagggagctttactctgtatctaaccccgtgctgtacctgccctgggagtgtttgatgggacagtgtagagggagctttattctgtatctaacccactgtacctgccctgggagtgtttgatgggacagtgtagagggagctttattctgtatctaacccgtgctgtacctgccctgggtaacAGAGTACCGGTGCTAACACTTGGTGGTTGGTTTGGAAATGTGGTCTATTCCGCAACAATGACATTCCTCACGTTAAGGGGGTCAAAAAGAAAATTTTAACAAAGTTTAATCTTTTGCAGGATTCTGTAAATTCTGCATTTGCGGCCCTGCTCCTGCTGATTGTCAATGTTGGTGCTGTGTTCGGCAAGGTCACTGCTGGGGTCATAACGGGGTCGGTAAGTGACGGACAATCAAATGACCTCAAGTAAATGGTTGTATGATTGGTGCCTGATGAGACTGGGCTCAGAATATGTATTGATGTTGATCATGGGGTTtgttttctgggatgtgggcgtcgctggcaaggccggcatttattgcccatccctaattgccccttgagaaggtggtggtgagccgccttcttgaaccgctgcagtccgtgtggtgaaggtgctcccacagtgctgttagggagggagttccaggattgtgacccagcgacgatgaaggaacggccgatatatttccaagtcaggatggtgtgtgactgggaggggaacgtggaggtggtggtgttcccatgtgcctgctgcccttgtccttctagggtgtagaggtcgtgggtttgggaggtgctgccgaagaagccttggcgagttgctgcagtgcatcttgtagatggtgcacactgcagccagggggcgccggtggtggagggagtgaatggttaaggtgatggatggggggccaatcaagcatggCTCTTTCTCTGAATTGAGCACACTGGGGTGGTTTTAACAGGACCCAGCTggcaatggtagcatagtggttatgttactggtctagtaatccagaggcctggaccaatgatccgagaacatgagttcaaatcccaccacggcagctggggaatttaaattcagttaataataatctggaataaaaagctggtatcaataaTGGTAACTactggattatcataaaaacccatctgattcactaatgcccttttgggaaggaaatctgccacccttacccgatctggccgatatgtgactccaaaaCCCACAGACTAGCGAGCCATTAGTTgtccagaaggcggctcaccagcactctCGGGGGaagttcgggatgggcaataaatgctgggcctttccagcgatggccacatcccgtgaatgaataaaaaaagctcctgtgaaattgccggggGAGTTGTGTGATCCTAACGCCTACCCTCCCCAGTGTCAGTCTTCACAGTCGAGCTGGATCCTGAAGGTGCGGACTCATATGTTGGGGCACAGAACCCCCAACCCTCGCACTCCCCAAAGTGTTCATGTGCAGGACAAGGCGGGATATTCAACCACAGGCAGGCATCACAACCAACTCCGATACTGCCTTCACTCAGAGTGCCCCACACACTTGCCAACGAGGAGTGGCACCCAGCCGGAGTCTCCCTGTCCCCCGAGCCAAAGGCCCCGAGACCAACTGCAGCTCCCCTCGTGTGACCAATCGGATAACGCATCGCCGAGACTGAGTGTGGAACTCAGCTGCTCTGTGCAGCTCAGTAAAGCGCTGGTCGGTCAGTGCATTGACGCACCAAGCCATCGGGATTCGACGCGTGTCACCCTCCACGCGAACAAAGGGTCCCGAGCGCGTTTACCCCGCTCCGTTTCCCAtttcccccatccccctctccaaTCTAATCTCGAATGTTGACAGTTGCCGCCTCGACCAGTAACCCCGGGAGTGAATCCCACAGCCTCGCCACTGTCTGTGTGACGAGGTTTCTCCAGCGCTCTGTTCTATTTAATCCTGTATCTCtggcccctcgctcccgacccctgaaCTACCCAGAACAGTCAGCTTCCATCCATCCTGCCCCAAACTTTCAGCATCATCTCGCAGTccctctcgtgtcaggca
Protein-coding sequences here:
- the LOC139278994 gene encoding CKLF-like MARVEL transmembrane domain-containing protein 3 isoform X3; the protein is MEVNPLFLRSKRSVLKIAEMVAAFVAFVSFATSSSGIFIAVPLMEVLITLMFYLTFLLKLDSKITLLFMPLMDSVNSAFAALLLLIVNVGAVFGKVTAGVITGSVFGFIAAVLYAADTYLMFSLVTFNQRKAPST